The following proteins come from a genomic window of Panicum hallii strain FIL2 chromosome 8, PHallii_v3.1, whole genome shotgun sequence:
- the LOC112903594 gene encoding uncharacterized protein LOC112903594: MRLYEELPAEISHDAHPAHELKLLSADGPPFRCDGCKEPDGGRGRRYRCDACEFDLHITCALAALTLKHPLFGGEVEFELLQEAPPPVDATYCNACGLRARGLVYHCFKRDLDLHPCCAALRMESVLPDGHMIRLCGEAELRCVVCGEKGRSSSKRFWAYRWCYDGAHACLHVACMKKIAVQSWEQACQDSVGGSSIVEPSVPIMRGVLRRRSPGNAGSTSSGLDQGIRGLENLTNIVEVVSAVSSL; the protein is encoded by the coding sequence ATGAGGCTGTACGAGGAGCTCCCGGCGGAGATCTCCCACGACGCCCACCCTGCGCACGAGCTGAAGCTTCTGTCCGCCGACGGCCCGCCGTTCCGGTGCGATGGCTGCAAGGAGCCCGACGGTGGCAGGGGCCGGAGGTACCGGTGCGACGCCTGCGAGTTCGACCTCCACATTACCTGCGCCCTCGCGGCGCTCACCCTGAAGCACCCTCTCTTCGGCGGCGAGGTCGAGTTCGAGCTCCTCCAGGAGGCGCCACCGCCCGTGGACGCCACCTACTGCAACGCCTGCGGCCTCAGGGCGCGCGGCCTTGTCTACCACTGCTTCAAGCGCGACCTCGACCTCCACCCGTGCTGCGCGGCGCTGAGGATGGAGAGCGTCCTCCCCGACGGGCACATGATCCGACTCTGCGGGGAGGCCGAGCTCCGGTGCGTCGTCTGCGGCGAGAAGGGGCGCTCCTCCAGCAAGAGGTTCTGGGCGTACCGGTGGTGCTACGACGGGGCGCACGCGTGCCTGCACGTCGCGTGCATGAAGAAGATCGCTGTGCAGAGCTGGGAGCAGGCCTGTCAGGACagcgtcggcggcagcagcatcGTGGAGCCGAGCGTGCCGATCATGAGGGGCGTGCTGCGGAGGCGATCGCCAGGGAATGCGGGGAGTACGAGCAGCGGGCTCGACCAGGGCATCCGTGGCCTGGAGAACCTCACCAATATCGTTGAGGTGGTCTCGGCAGTGTCATCGTTGTAG